A genomic segment from Aegilops tauschii subsp. strangulata cultivar AL8/78 chromosome 1, Aet v6.0, whole genome shotgun sequence encodes:
- the LOC109763929 gene encoding peroxidase 2-like, protein MAAASLKLSVALACVLLLSSAACHGLEVGYYKKTCPRVEAIVRDEVKKFVYKNAGIGAGLIRMFFHDCFVQGCDGSVLLDPTPTNPQPEKLSPPNFPSLRGFEVIDAAKDAVEKACPGVVSCADIVAFAGRDAAYFLSKMKVKINMPAGRLDGRVSNSTEALDNLPPPFFNLDQLVASFAAKGLSAEDMVVLSGAHTIGVSHCSSFVSDRMAVTSDIDGGFANFLRRRCPANPSTANDPTVNQDVVTPNALDNQYYKNVLAHKVLFTSDAALLTTPATTQMVRDSANIPGQWEAKFNKAMVKMGAIDVKTGKQGEIRRKCRVVNH, encoded by the coding sequence ATGGCCGCAGCTTCCCTTAAGCTTTCTGTTGCGCTGGCATGCGTACTGCTGCTGTCGTCGGCGGCGTGCCATGGCCTGGAGGTGGGTTACTACAAGAAGACATGCCCCCGCGTGGAGGCCATCGTGAGGGACGAGGTGAAGAAGTTCGTCTACAAGAACGCCGGCATCGGCGCCGGCCTCATCCGCATGTTCTTCCACGACTGCTTCGTCCAGGGATGTGATGGCTCCGTCCTCCTCGACCCGACGCCGACCAACCCGCAGCCAGAGAAGCTGAGCCCTCCCAACTTCCCCAGCCTGCGCGGCTTCGAGGTGATcgacgcggccaaggacgccgtCGAGAAGGCGTGCCCTGGAGTGGTCTCGTGCGCCGACATCGTCGCCTTCGCCGGCCGCGACGCAGCCTACTTCCTTAGCAAGATGAAGGTCAAGATCAACATGCCGGCTGGCCGCCTCGACGGCCGCGTTTCCAATTCCACGGAGGCCCTCGACAACCTGCCGCCACCATTCTTCAACCTCGACCAGCTCGTCGCCAGCTTCGCCGCTAAGGGCCTCAGCGCCGAGGACATGGTTGTGCTCTCCGGCGCCCACACCATCGGGGTCTCCCACTGCTCGTCCTTCGTCTCCGACCGCATGGCCGTCACCTCCGACATCGACGGTGGCTTCGCCAACTTCCTGAGGAGGAGGTGCCCCGCCAACCCGAGCACGGCCAACGACCCCACGGTGAACCAAGACGTGGTGACCCCCAACGCTCTCGATAACCAGTACTACAAGAACGTCCTCGCGCACAAGGTGCTGTTCACATCGGACGCCGCCCTTCTTacgacgccggcgacgacgcAGATGGTGCGCGACAGTGCCAACATCCCCGGGCAGTGGGAGGCCAAGTTTAACAAGGCCATGGTCAAGATGGGAGCGATCGATGTGAAGACCGGCAAGCAAGGCGAAATCAGGAGGAAGTGCAGGGTCGTCAACCACTGA